TCGCTACGTTCACGGCTCCGCCGTTCATTTTCGAGGCGCAGTGCGCCTCGCTCTCCCCGCTCGCTATTCGAGAGCCCTCACTACGTTCGGCCTCTCGCTGTTCGCGGCTCACCCCGTTCGCCGCTCACGTCTCGCAGTTTTCGCTTCCGCTGGTCGCTCAAACCGCGCTGCTCGCGGTTTCACCGCTCGCTATCCGAGATTCTCGCTCCGCTCGAATCTCGCTAGTCGTCAGCGTGCGCTTCCGCACCACTCGCAACGACCTCTAGCTCGCCGGCGTCCAGCTCTTCTTCGATTTCGCGAGCCGCCTGCACCATGTTCTCCATCTTGCCGCGGGCGACCTCGCGGGGCAGGAGCTTCACGCCGCAGTCCGGCGAGACGGTGAGTCGCTCCGGCGGGACGACCTCCAGCCCCTTCTTGATGTTCTCCTTGATCTCCTCGACGGACTCGACTTCGGCGGTGTGTGCGTCTAGGACGCCCATCGCGAAGTCCTTCGTGAACTCGTGCTCTTTGAACACGTCGAGCTGGTCGTAGTCGCCGTTGGCGAGTTCCAGGTCGTACTCGTGGACCGGGTAGTCCAGAATCTCGGGGTAGATGCGCGAGTAGTCGCCGTAACAGACGTGCAGGCCCAGCCGCACATCGTCGGGGATCTCGTCGACGATGCGCTCAAGACACTCGCCGACGATAGCGTGGTCGTCTGGCGTCGTGGCCAGCGCGGGCTCGTCGATCTGGATGTAGCGAGCGCCGGCCTCAACCAGCGCCTCGATCTCCTCGTTGACGAGGTCGGCCAGTTCATATGCCAACTGTTCTTCGCTGTCGTACACTTCGTTGAACGACCAGTTCGCAAGGGTGTACGGTCCCGTAATCGGAACCTTGACGGGCCGTTCGGCGACCTCGTCGGTGAACTCGAATTCCTCGACGAGCCACTGCTCGCCGTACTTGACCTCGTCGGCGACGCTTGGCTTGTCGAAGTAGTTGTGGCCCCACACCTTCACGCGGCCGTTGAACTCGTAACCGTCGATGCGGTGGGCGAAGTACTCTACCATCTCGTTGCGGCGCATCTCGCCGTCACAGATGACGTCGAGACCCGCGCGTTCGTGCTCGTGGGTGATGAGCCGCGAGGCGTCGTCTTTCGATTCCTCCCACTCGTCCTCGCCGAAGTCGGCGTCCTCGTCCTCGAACAGCTCGCGGGCACGGTCGTGCCACTTGGGTTTGGGGTAGGAGCCGACGACGGTCGTCAGCAGGAAGTGGTCGTTCGGGTGGTCCGCCGGTTTGAACTGGTCTCGTGGTCCTGTCATCGTTATGCCTCCGCCGCCTCCAGACCCGCGGCGTTTGCGAGCGCTTCGAGCTTGTCTTCGAACTTGTTCACCGGGAGATAGAACGTTTCCGTGTTCGCCGTCGCGTAGACGGTGTCGTAGGCGGTGTTGGTCTGCTGTTCGAACCAGTCGAT
The genomic region above belongs to Haloarcula hispanica ATCC 33960 and contains:
- a CDS encoding methionine synthase, with translation MTGPRDQFKPADHPNDHFLLTTVVGSYPKPKWHDRARELFEDEDADFGEDEWEESKDDASRLITHEHERAGLDVICDGEMRRNEMVEYFAHRIDGYEFNGRVKVWGHNYFDKPSVADEVKYGEQWLVEEFEFTDEVAERPVKVPITGPYTLANWSFNEVYDSEEQLAYELADLVNEEIEALVEAGARYIQIDEPALATTPDDHAIVGECLERIVDEIPDDVRLGLHVCYGDYSRIYPEILDYPVHEYDLELANGDYDQLDVFKEHEFTKDFAMGVLDAHTAEVESVEEIKENIKKGLEVVPPERLTVSPDCGVKLLPREVARGKMENMVQAAREIEEELDAGELEVVASGAEAHADD